The Arvicanthis niloticus isolate mArvNil1 chromosome 2, mArvNil1.pat.X, whole genome shotgun sequence genome includes a window with the following:
- the Cebpb gene encoding CCAAT/enhancer-binding protein beta yields the protein MHRLLAWDAACLPPPPAAFRPMEVANFYYEPDCLAYGAKAARAAPRAPAAEPAIGEHERAIDFSPYLEPLAPAADFAAPAPAPAHHDFLSDLFADDYGAKPSKKPADYGYVSLGRAGAKAPPPACFPPPPPAALKAEPGFEPADCKRADDAPAMAAGFPFALRAYLGYQATPSGSSGSLSTSSSSSPPGTPSPADAKAAPAACFAGPPAAPAKAKAKKTVDKLSDEYKMRRERNNIAVRKSRDKAKMRNLETQHKVLELTAENERLQKKVEQLSRELSTLRNLFKQLPEPLLASTGHC from the coding sequence ATGCACCGCCTGCTGGCCTGGGACGCAGCATGCCTCCCGCCGCCGCCCGCCGCCTTTAGACCCATGGAAGTGGCCAACTTCTACTACGAGCCCGACTGCCTGGCCTACGGGGCCAAGGCGGCCCGCGCCGCGCCGCGCGCCCCCGCCGCCGAGCCGGCCATCGGCGAGCACGAGCGCGCCATCGACTTCAGCCCCTACCTGGAGCCGCTCGCGCCCGCCGCGGACTTCGCCGCACCCGCGCCCGCGCCCGCGCACCACGACTTCCTCTCCGACCTCTTCGCCGACGACTACGGCGCCAAGCCGAGCAAGAAGCCGGCCGACTACGGTTACGTGAGCCTCGGCCGCGCGGGCGCCAAGGCCCCGCCGCCCGCCTGCTTCCCGCCGCCGCCTCCCGCCGCGCTCAAGGCGGAGCCGGGCTTCGAACCCGCGGACTGCAAGCGCGCGGACGACGCGCCCGCCATGGCGGCCGGCTTCCCGTTCGCCCTGCGCGCTTACCTGGGCTACCAGGCGACGCCGAGCGGCAGCAGCGGCAGCCTGTCCACGTCGTCGTCGTCCAGCCCGCCCGGGACGCCGAGCCCCGCCGACGCCAAGGCCGCGCCCGCCGCCTGCTTCGCGGGGCCGCCGGCCGCGCCCGCCAAGGCCAAGGCCAAGAAGACGGTGGACAAGCTGAGCGACGAGTACAAGATGCGGCGCGAGCGCAACAACATCGCCGTACGCAAGAGCCGCGACAAGGCCAAGATGCGCAACCTGGAGACGCAGCACAAGGTGCTGGAGCTCACGGCGGAGAACGAGCGGCTGCAGAAGAAGGTGGAGCAGCTGTCGCGGGAGCTCAGCACCCTGCGGAACTTGTTCAAGCAGCTGCCCGAGCCGCTGCTGGCCTCGACGGGCCACTGCTAG